A genomic region of Plasmodium malariae genome assembly, chromosome: 14 contains the following coding sequences:
- the PmUG01_14017000 gene encoding gamete antigen 27/25, putative: MKIYTFLQIQFLILCAFIKCSGPWTKRIVTKKGNSTTVTYIYDPPYKYKYKNLQSDSLREEVKDLGNVEFHATLDAMYNFKYPYKGKKETHNMIDKNFYTTGSLDRFQSKYRYHFKDKLSREKCINRIKKRLNFIVIEGVLTDDAYCEEVKKVLWIEQRTDEEMSVKVDKLESEEEKDRMCLNKIVIKDLISKLEKAKALKLSEGMIECIVSTIQDFLLDLVRIPKEEVPSKNAREQSEGKVHKPNKAPSENSTTHEKN; encoded by the coding sequence atgaaaatatatacgttTTTACAAAtccaatttttaattttatgcgCATTTATTAAGTGTTCTGGTCCCTGGACCAAAAGGATTGTTACTAAGAAGGGTAATTCAACAACAgtaacttatatatatgatcctccctataaatacaaatataagaaTTTACAGAGTGACTCACTTAGAGAAGAAGTTAAGGATCTTGGAAATGTAGAGTTTCATGCAACACTTGATGCTATGTATAACTTTAAGTATCCCTATAAAGgtaaaaaagaaacacaTAATATGATagacaaaaatttttatactaCAGGCAGTCTTGACAGATTTCAAAGCAAGTATAGATATCATTTTAAGGATAAATTATCCAgagaaaaatgtattaatagaataaaaaagcgtcttaattttattgtaattgAAGGTGTTTTAACGGATGATGCATATTGCGAAGAAgttaaaaaagttttatggATTGAACAAAGGACAGATGAGGAAATGTCTGTTAAGGTAGATAAGCTAGAAAGTGAGGAAGAGAAAGATCGCATGTGCcttaataaaattgtaataaaagATCTTATAAGTAAATTAGAAAAAGCTAAAGCCTTAAAACTATCAGAAGGGATGATTGAATGCATTGTAAGTACAATTCAGGATTTCCTTCTTGATTTAGTAAGAATACCCAAAGAAGAAGTACCATCTAAAAATGCACGCGAGCAGAGTGAAGGCAAAGTGCATAAACCAAATAAAGCCCCCAGTGAAAACTCGACTACTCACGAGAAAAATTGA